The genomic region ATTAAAAACCTCAGTAGTATAAACATCTTCCTGATATTCATAGGATCTATAACCTGAAACTGCAAGTAGATATATTCCCTCTTTTTCAGCATCTTTAAACATTCTTTTTAAATTTTCACTTGCTTCTTTTCTTAATAAAATTTCCTTATTTGAATTTACCTGTATAGCTTCTAAATCATCTGGCTCATATCCTTTTTCTAGTCCATATTCTTTGTTTACCAATAGAATATTCTGTTTATTATTATTCATGGAATTATTTAAAGAAATATTATTAAAGCTATTTTCTTTCTCCGATATTTTTGATTGCTTATTATTCCATATATTAAAATATCTAATTATATCATCAGAGAAAATAAAAAATATAGCCCCTAGTAAAATTAATATACTAAAAATTCTTATACTTTTGTTTTTCTTTGCCATATTAAGCACTTCCTTTCCTGCTTTAATATAAACAAAATAACTTCTAAAAAATAACTTCTAATAATTATTTAGTTTAATTAATTATCATATTTTTCATACATTGAATATTTTATATTATAATGCCTTATCTTAACCAAAATAGTTACAGAATTGTTAAAAATAAAGCTTGTCATATTTATTTAATAATTATTCTCATATTTTCTTAGAGGTGATGAGATGAAAATTGAATTTACAAAAATGCATGGCTGTGGTAATGATTATATTTTCTTTAATTGTATCAATCATGACATTAATAAACCTGAAGAACTCTCAAAATCTATCTCCAACAGACATTTCGGTATTGGAGGTGATGGAATTGTACTAATTTACAAATCAAATAAAGCAGATGCGAAAATGCGTATGTTTAATGCTGATGGAAGTGAAGGAAAAATGTGTGGAAATGCAATAAGATGCATAGGAAAATATTTATTTGATAATGAAATTATTAAAAAGAAAAATGTAACTATTGAAACTATAAGCGGGGTAAAAAATTTAACACTTCATATAATAAATAACTTAGTTTCATCAGTGACTGTAGATATGGGTAAAGCAGAATTTTTACCTTCAAAGATTCCTGTTAAACTTAATGGAGAAAAAATAATTAATAGAAAAATATCCATAAATGGTGAGGATTATAAAATAACCTGTGTTTCAATAGGAAATCCTCATTGCGTTGTTTTTCAAGATAATATAGAAACCCTTAATTTAATGAGTATTGGACCAAATTTCGAAAATTTCCCTATTTTTCCTGAAAGAATAAACACTGAATTCGTTAAGGTTATAGACAAAAACACTATTAAAATGAGGGTTTGGGAACGCGGTAGTGGTGAAACTTTAGCTTGTGGAACAGGAGCTTGTGCTGCTGCTGTAGCTGCTGTTGAAAATAGATTTTGTAATAAGGGAGAAGATATTTATGTTATTCTAAAGGGCGGAGAACTTATTATTAACTATACAAATGAAAGAATACTAATGACTGGTAAAGCTGAAAAGGTATTTGACGGTTATATAGAAATTTAATTAAAAATATTACAAATAAGGGGAAGTGATGTATGAAGATTAATAGTAATTATTTAAAGCTAGAAAATAATTATTTATTTTCTACTATAACAAAAAAAGTAGAGGATTATAAAAGTAAATATCCTAAAAAAGAAATAATTAATCTAGGTATTGGAGATGTAACCCAGCCTCTTCCAACTGCTGTAATAAATGCACTACACAAAGCTGTTTCTGAAATGAGTTCAAAACATACTTTCAGAGGATATGGCCCTGAACACGGATATAACTTTTTAAAAACTGCTATTCGCACTTATTATGAAAAAAGAGGTGTTTTTTTAGAAGAAAATGAAATATTCATTAGTGAAGGTGCAAA from Clostridium isatidis harbors:
- a CDS encoding M15 family metallopeptidase, which codes for MAKKNKSIRIFSILILLGAIFFIFSDDIIRYFNIWNNKQSKISEKENSFNNISLNNSMNNNKQNILLVNKEYGLEKGYEPDDLEAIQVNSNKEILLRKEASENLKRMFKDAEKEGIYLLAVSGYRSYEYQEDVYTTEVFNRGEEYADKYVAKPGYSEHQTGLAVDVLAENYTDMDINFENTEECRWLHNNMYKYGFILRYIKGKEDITGYSYEPWHIRYVGIEHSNKIKEKGVCLEEYLGK
- the dapF gene encoding diaminopimelate epimerase codes for the protein MKIEFTKMHGCGNDYIFFNCINHDINKPEELSKSISNRHFGIGGDGIVLIYKSNKADAKMRMFNADGSEGKMCGNAIRCIGKYLFDNEIIKKKNVTIETISGVKNLTLHIINNLVSSVTVDMGKAEFLPSKIPVKLNGEKIINRKISINGEDYKITCVSIGNPHCVVFQDNIETLNLMSIGPNFENFPIFPERINTEFVKVIDKNTIKMRVWERGSGETLACGTGACAAAVAAVENRFCNKGEDIYVILKGGELIINYTNERILMTGKAEKVFDGYIEI